DNA sequence from the Candidatus Thiopontia autotrophica genome:
CATTGACATTTTTCAGTTAACTGAATATATATGGGGTACAAACCAATATCTGGTTGAACTTATACAGAAAATTGGCCCCAGTCACAAATAAACAAGACCAATTGAATTATAAAAAATCAAGATCTCCTCAGTAATCCAAGGGCTTTTTCTCTGGGAATTTTCCCTGATTTGAGGGGTGATAGATAGTGTTATGAAGGAAAATATGAAGTAATGATTAGGATGGCATTGCTTGGTCCCGAAGGATCAGGGAAAGATGAATATGCGAATAAACTGGCTGATAAATATGGTGTTCCAGTAGTTGCTGTTAGCGAACTTCTAAGGAGTGAGGTTGAGAGTGGTTCTCAGCTGGGGCTTGATATTCAGAAAGGACAGAAGGGAAAGAAGCCTGTTCATGATGATCTTGTTCTTCAGGTTATGTATCAACGTCTCTCAGAAAAGGATGTAGAGGATGGCTTTATTCTTGAAGGCGGACCAAAAACATCTGCCCAGGCAGAGGGTGTTGATGCATTTCTGTTGCGTCAGGGGCGAGGTTTTGCAGGTGTTGTACTAATCAGGTATGACTATGATGAATTTATGGAGTCGATGACCGGCCGATTAACCTGTAGAGAGTGTGGATCAATATTTAATATTTATACAAGCCCACCAGTTGTGGAAAAGATGTGTGATGAATGCGGTGGTCGACTACATAGACGTGTAGACGATCGTGAAGAGACCATCAGTCGCCGGCTTCGAGAGTATGAGTCAGTTGAAGAGCCGCTTACAAAGTTTTATCAGGATCGCCTTGAGATAGTTGAAGGTGGTTTTGATGATAAGAGTGTATTTAAGTCTATTAGTCGTGCAGCCGAGAAGCTAAAGAAGGCGGCTCCAGAGATTCAGGTAAGTTCAACCCAAGAAGAGGAAACGGTAATGGCAGACGAAGAGAAGAAGAAAAAAGCGG
Encoded proteins:
- a CDS encoding nucleoside monophosphate kinase → MIRMALLGPEGSGKDEYANKLADKYGVPVVAVSELLRSEVESGSQLGLDIQKGQKGKKPVHDDLVLQVMYQRLSEKDVEDGFILEGGPKTSAQAEGVDAFLLRQGRGFAGVVLIRYDYDEFMESMTGRLTCRECGSIFNIYTSPPVVEKMCDECGGRLHRRVDDREETISRRLREYESVEEPLTKFYQDRLEIVEGGFDDKSVFKSISRAAEKLKKAAPEIQVSSTQEEETVMADEEKKKKAAAKKKVAAKKKKAASKKKVAAKKKKAAPKKKVAAKKKKAAPKKKVAA